gagctgagcagcccGCAGAGGAGGGCGGGGATGGGGCTGCGGGCGCAGTCAGTCGCTCCCCTCCAAGCCCAGGATCTTCTTGACGTAGTTGCGGACGTTGATGTGCAGCTGAGGGGCTGTGGCTGAGAAGGTCTCCATGGCCAACGCGCGGGCAGCCTCCGAGCCGCCCCACATGGCGCGGTACAGCGGCAGTGTGTACTTCTGCTTCCCCTGCCCGGCACAGCGGTGGTTGGGGCgcagccctgcactgcacccccagcacagagcaggaggggcagaaacgcccccccccccccccccccgctgccgGCCGCCCCCAGCACACACCTGGCTGTGCAGAAACGCCTTCACCTTGCTGTACTCGGGCTCGTGGTTGTTCCTGAGGACAATTTGGCACCAGCGCAGCCGCAGCTCCGCGTTCTGGGCCTTGGAGACCTTCGGGTACATCGCGCTCAGCCTCTCCACGTTGCCTGTGAGAGAGAGCCATCGCCTCTGCTCCCATGGGGACAGAAGGCAAACAGCCCCCCtactccccctccccccgggGAACGAAAGGACACTGAGcactggagctgtgcagagggGCAATGGAGCTGCgggggcctggagcacagcGGGGTCCTATGGGGAGGGGATCCAGGGTGGGTCAGCACGGCAGAtgggctcaggggagacctcaccgCTCCCGggaggggacatggggtgggggggtgggctCTGCTCCGGGTAACGGTGATGGGATGAGAGGTGACGGCCTCACAGTGCACAGTGGGGGCGGGGAAGGGGAGCGGTGGGGGCACCGCGCTCAGCACTGCGCTCAGCACCGCGGGGTGGTGGCACTGAGGACAGCAGTGGGCACTGCGGGGCGGGGGGATCTCAGCTGCCCTTCCCAACCACACTGAGGCGGCCTTGGCCCTCACCCTCGGGCAGCGGCGACTTCTGCAGGATCCGGTCCAGGAAGTAGACCATCTGGTACGTCTTCCAGGCTGAGATGTCCACGGCTTCGATCTCCTCCATGTTCAAGCCATCAGCTGCCCACAGCTCCGCCAGTTCGTCTGCCGGCTTCAtcagctgctgccctggggacaGGTCGGGCAGGAAGGGCGGCCAGCCCGGCGTGTTGAGCCAGCGATCGAACTCCAGACCTGCGGAGAGGTGTGGGGtggagggctgggggggctccTGGCGGCCCACacctcctcccagctgctgcccagggctgggttTGCAGCCAGGCACAAGAAGCTGAGCCCCAACTCCAGCGCACAGATGGGTCTGCAGTAAGAACAGAGCCGGGTGGAagcccaggagctgggagcCGCGGAGCCAAGCTCTCCCCGTGCTGGGAAGCTGCCCAGCAGCCCGCCGTGTTTGAGTGGAAGATGGCCGTGAGCCCCACAGGCGCTGTGCCCTGCGCTGACCTGGGCGCGACTCCACGCCTTGCTGCTTCAGGTCGGGGAAGTACTCCAGGAAGAAGCCGAGGGCATCGTCCGCAGTGATGCTCTGGAACTTGAACTGCTCCACGTAGGCCTGTGGGGATGGACGGGGTGGGCCGTGCCATGTCATCACTGCCTCCCCGGCACGTCcgcactgcctgctgccagcacagccccactgcaccccccagcccagcacggCGCTCCCCTGACCTGCAGGAAGGCATCGAACTTGCCCTGGTCCCCCACCAGGTGTGCCAGGTAGCTGACGAAGCAGAAGCCCTTCTCATAGGGAGTCTCGTTGTACGTGTCGTCGGGGTTGACGCCTAGCAGGGCAGAAAGGAAACGGCTCCTAAACCATCCCTTGTTCTGCAAAGCGGGCGCTGTGCTCGGAttcaccactgccaccactgtGCCACGCAGCCCCCCACCACAAAGCAGCCCGGCCCCCCCAGACCTGGCTCGATCACCACCCGCAGTTTGTTCAGTGGATGCTCCTCCCCAGTGGTGTCCATGTGCTGGCGCAGCAGGGCCCGGCCCGTCGCGGCCTCCAGGCAGGTGTACGCTGAGCCTGGCGTGGAGGAGAAGGAGCGTTTGGAGCCCCTGACCCACATGTGGGGTGAGGAAAGCACAGCGCACTGCTGTGGGGGGAGCAGTGTCATTCTGCCCCGTAGCTGCAGGATGGGATGTGGATGAAGGGTGGGAGGCGCAGCAATGGGCTGCTGAGTGTCCGCTGCCGGGAGGGCAGAGGAACGGCGCAgggggcactgctgctgcagggctgcgtgTCCCTGAAATGGACGTGGCAGCCCCACCTGCACCCCGGGCCGTGAATGGGAACGCGGAGCCCCACTTATGGCCACGCACCATAGACCTCGGTGGAGATGCGCCTCTGGGCATACATGGTGAAGCCCTCGTTGAGCCAGAACTCGCCCCAGGTGGCGTTGGTGACCAGGTTGCCAAACCAGCTGTGGGAGATCTCGTGGATGATGACGTCCACCAGGGAGCGGTCCCCGGCCAGCAGGCAGGGCGTGACGAAGGTGATGCAGGGGTTCTCCATGCCGCCGAAGGGGAAGGAGGGCGGCATGAACAGCACGTCGTACCTGGGGAGGGGCGGCAGCTCGGGACAGACCCacctcttcctgcagcccccGGGAAGGGCgctcccttcccagccccaggGAATGGGACCCGTCCTACCTGCCCCAGACGTAGGGCCCAAACAGCTTCTCGCCCACAGCCAGGAACTCCTCGATCACCCCATCGTACTCCTTCTTGGCAGCCTCGATCAGGCAGGGCTCGGCCCAGACTCGGCTCCTGCAGAGACCGGCATTGCTCAGACCAAGCGTGGGGCGGTGGCTGTGACATTCGTGGGGCAGCACAGTGACAGCGTGACGGGGACAGCCCCTGTTGGGCAAACGCCACGCAGAGGACAGACGTCCTGCAGGCCGTGTGCTCGGCCAAGAGCGGAGGAGAGGAAGGTTTAACCAGCAGCAGACTTTCACCCTATTGCTTCACCAGGCAGCGCCCGCGCGTTTATGCTGCGACACGAAAGCCTGGCGATAACAATGAGAGTCCAACCGCTGCAGCCTCCTTCCCAGTCTGAGTGCCAAAGGGCTGTCGTGTGGCCGCTGTACcggcctgcagctcccacagcagcggggggaagggacctctggggacACACGTGGGGCAGAAACAAGCAGGGGCTCCCAGCAGAGCGGCAgctcccacagctgtgccttAACGTCGGGTCCCATCTGTGGGCACTCACCTCGGGCCAACCTCGGCAGACACGATGTCCCCCACAGCCAGGGCAATCAGGTACGAGGGGATGGGGTGCTCCATCTTGAAGACAAAGGTGTTATCTTTCTGCTTCTCCCAGGTCGTGGCGCTCATCACGGCCGTGAAACCCTCGGGGACCTGCAAACGTCACCAAAACGCCCATCAGAGCGGCGTGGCACAGAGTGGGGCTTCAGCCATCCCGGATGGGGACACCGCAGTGAGTCCCCCGAGCTGAGCCCGGGCTGCTCGCAGTCGTCCCTCCCGCACTGCAGCCTTGGGGACAACGTGGCCGAGGCTCTCAGAGCACACCACAGTGCGTGGGCACAGCGGGGCAGGGATGAGGGGCGGGCAGGGGATGCCAACCCTGCAGCACCGCCGCTCCTCCCCATCCTTACACAACCACTCATCCTCCGGGTTCACCGCCAGGCCCAGGGAAGCCCCGCTCCCCCCAGCGCCGATCCGTGGGGTGTCGCCTCCCGCTCGCCCTCTGGGAGCTCTGCTCCGGCCTTCGGGGCACCCTGTGAGGACGGCAGCCTCCGGCCCCTCCTCTCCAGCactcacagagcagagctgcgcTCTACAAAAGCTCCGGGGAGGTTCTGGGGTTCGCACCCCGCGTCCCTCCTGCGGTGCCGCTTACCTGCACTGTGGCTGAGTATGTGCATTTAACTGCTGGGGTGTCAAAGCCAGGGAAAAAGGATCTATTCAGGACGGCCTGGCCTTGAGTGTACATATAGGGCTTCTGCTTCCCCGCGGTCTGCTCGGGGGTGAGCCAGCACACCTGGCGAGAGACAAGAGACAGCACAGTGAGCGGCGTGGCGTTACCTGGAGCTGTGCCGAGTAGGTGCTCTTCATGGCGGGAGTGTGGAAGCCGGGGAAGAAGGATCTGTTGAGCACAGGGAAGCCAGAGGTATAGAGGAAAGGTTTCTCCTTCTGGGCCGTTTGGGAGGAGTCCAGCCAGGACATCTGCGGCACAGGAGGAACAGCAGGCGGTGAGGGGAGGGTTCACTCGCTGTCCCCACAGCTCGGTCCCCTCTGCCAGAGGGATgcggggctgtgagcagcccgGGGTGAGCCCAGCCCAGGCACGGCGCCTTTGAGCACGGCTGCTCCAGGTGAAAGATGGCGCGGGGCCCTCCCTGCCCCGTGTCCTCCCGTCCTCGGGTCCACAGGTCCCCACTTCCAGGCGTCCTCGTGGCCCggcgtcccccccccccccacgtccctGAGCCGCGCGTTCTCACGTCCCACCGTCCCCACCTCCGAATGTCCCCACGTATCCCGGTGTCCCCACgtcccgccgccccccgccgctcACCCCGGGCCCCTCTCCCGTCTCGTAGTCGATCCGCACGACCAGCAGCTCCCCGGGCCGCGGCTCCTCGGGCAGCGCGAGGTGCAGCGCGGTGCCATAGCTGGCGAACGGGCGGCTCTCGAAGCGCagctcctgcccttccccttccccttccctttccccgGCCCCGCCGGGCGGCAGCAGCCGCGCTCCGAGCACGGACAGCGCGGGGTGCGCGTCCAACACCACCTCTCTGCTCCCGGAGCGCACACAGCGCAGCTCCAACCGCGCGGCCCCGCGCAGCCGCCCCGCACCCGCGGCCGCGAAGCCCACGCGGAGCGATAAGTGCAGATGCCGCAACGCGAACGGCGCCGCGCTGCCACCCGTGGCCGTGGCCGCGTCCCGGGCCGCCCCCACCGCCGCCATTGCCGATCGCTGCCGCCCGCGGGGACCgcccgggggggggcggggcgggggcggggatTGCGTGGGTCCGCGGGGCGGTGCGCGCCGGGGGTCTCGTGGGGTTTTCCgatccccccccccttcccgcTCCACGCGCGTTCGCGGCACTTCGGCGCTGCGGGGGGCGGGTTGGGGGCCGAGGGGGGGGGCCGGGCCTCCGCGCGACTCCGCCCCGCTCCCCGGAGCCCGGCGCCCGCTTCAATTCGCCGCTGCCATTGTGGAAGCGGCACCGGGAGCGGCGGTGCCGGGATGCGGCCGCGGTGCTGAGCGGAGCGGCGGTGAGTGGGGCGGGGAGAACATCCCGCTGGGAACTCGGGGCTGCGGGAAGGTGCCGTCCGCGGTGTCTCCCGGCCCCGTCTCGGCGTTGTTCTGCCCGTGGACTGCGGGAAGcgatggggaaactgaggcacggggcTGTCCGCGGTGGGACGCCGTAGCGGGGTGAGCAGCTCGGGGTTCCCGCACCCGACCCGCGCTCGGGAAGGCGTCCCGCAGAGCCCGGAGCTTCGTGGGGAGGGACGGCGGGGTGACAGCCGCTGCTCCCGGACGCGTCCCGCTGGGCTGGGGACggtgggggggggcggcggaggGGACTTCGTGGCGGTGCCGGGTCGGGTCGGGCCCGGCCGTCCCCATCCGCGCTGCGGTCGGTGGCACCGCGATCCCCGCGGGGCTCTGCGCCGCAGCACCGGGACCGATCGGCGCCGGGGAGCCCGGGGGAGTTTTTAAGGGGGACCCCGTGTGCGGCTCCGCGCCTCCGGAACGCGCTCCCGTGCCGGGGTGCGCAGCGCAGAGCCCCGGCGGGCGGGCAGCGGTGCCGCCGCTCTCCTGGGTTTCACCTCGGAAAAATCCAGGCGGGAGGGAAGCCAGCAGCCCGCGCCAGGCTGGGTGTGCCGCTGCGGCTGCGGGGGGGCTCCGCTGGGCAGCGGCGTGGGACGTGGGTACGCACGTTGCCAGCAGTGGGGCGACGTTCCGCCTGCTGTCCCCGTTGCCTGTCCCGGTTCCCGGCTACTGGGAGGTCCCGGGAGAGACGCGGCCCCGAGATCACCGCCCTCTTCgcccctgcctcagtttccttctGTGCTCTGTGAGCATCTCTCCCCCTCCGACACGGCCCAGGGATGCCTGGGGGGTGTAAGGCGGCTCCGGGCTCCCCCCGGGGGCTGCACCCCAAAAGCAGTTTGGGATTGGGGAATGAGGACCCCGGGATCTGGGcctcctgtgctggggggcTCCCAGGTGAGTCCTGGGGCTAGGGGAGGGGACAGGGGTTGGAGTGGGGATGGaagtgaggatggggatgggggtctgGCAGGTTATTAATAGCCGTGGGGAGGCTTTTCCTGCCGAGAGCCCCACGCTGCAGTCCAGGGACAGGAAAAAGGTGTTTCCGGGCCTGAGCTGGAGCGGGGCTGGGCCCTGCAGGGGACAAGCAGGACCGGGGCCAGGTGCCCCCACGGCTCCCACGCAGCACagtggggagcagccctggcacCGGGCGGAGCTGTGATCCCATCCGGAGCTGACAGAGGCTGCCAGGATGGTGGCGCATCTGTCCCGTGGGACCCGAGAGCCAGCGCTGGGACACTGGGCCGGCCTTTGGTCCTTGCCACAGCCCGAGAGTCTCTAAATGCTCCCAGGTGGGATATGAGCCCGTCCCAGCCTCTCCAACTGCTCCCTGGGGCTGAGGGAGGGCCCCAAGCCGTACTCATTAACAGGTGGCCTCTAATGAGCTTTGTGTGCCTGAGCAGTGGCTTTAGGGGCCGCAGCACAGGCTCAGGGTGGTGCCACGGCCGTGTGGATACAGCCGGCTTGAACTCTGGGTCTGGGGCTGCTCGGAGGAGAGGGGCTCCGCAGGACGGCGCTCTGGCTCCctgccttccccagccctggctGCCGTTCTCCCATTCCCACGGCAGTTCTTCCCCGCACCGCCACCGCGGCCGCATCCTGACCCGGCGCTGTGACTGCGGCCCCGCGGGCACTGCAGGGTTGGCTTTCGGGCTCGCGGTGTCCCGGGGCGCTGCCGCCCTTATGGGGCTGCGGTCATCTCCGTCCTCATCCTGGGCTCCAGCGGACATTGGAGGGTCGGTGCGGATGCAGCCGTTCCGCGTCACCTCCGGCAGCAAAGCGGGGCAGCGGGCGGCGGAAGCTCCCCCAGCTCGGCGTTGCGCGATGATTCCCGGCTTCTCCTCCCCGCCCCATCTCCACCCTTCGGTTTTCCTCGCTTTTCTTTCCCCGCTCCCTCTCTGGACCCTTTCCAGAGGAGATGTCTGTGCCACGGAGAAGGGAAAGGGCGGAAAGCTGGAGAACTGCCCTCCTCCGTGGCGGTGCTCGGGGGACGCCCAGGGGATGCTCAGACTCTCCTCCAGGAAAGCTGAAACTCCTCCTGGTGTGATGGACCCGCGATTGCTCCATCAGCTGCATCCCGGCATGAAGGATTAATTTTGGATGTGAGGGTGCAGGGAGtggagcggcgcggggctgggggagcactGCCCTGTGGGGATGCTAATGGAgcccagagatgctgctccCACCCGGCTGCGTTGCGGCGATCAGTCTGAAGCCGGGCCGGCAGTCTGGCTCCTtgcactgcaaacagcaaacGCTGCAAACCCCTCATTAATACCGGCATAACGAGGTGTTTGCGTGGCACTCGCAGCcactgcagctttgcagctcacTGGAAAATCCACTCATCCCATTAAGGACTCCCCaaggcttttgctttctgctgcagacGCCCATCCCAGGGAGCCCAGCACCGGGGATGAGGGGTTCGGTGGTGGCTGAGCTCCCTTCAAAGGGACCACGGCACACATGGAGGTCTCGGGCAGTTCTTCGCCGCAAGAGCTGTGCGTTCGTGGTGTGAGAGATCGTGGTGGGAGACCCTGTGCTGTGCGCCCGGGTACCGCTGCTGCTTTGGGGCACGTTATGCTGAATCCTTTGCTGTTTCCCCAGCGTTACCCTGCAGCACCTCCCAAATCCTCCGCACGCTctgaaggggggaaaaagaaccCTTTTGTTGGCCCATCCCACGGAGCCGAGAGCTGCGCAGTGCTGGGATGAGTGAGCGCAGCTGTCCCATCCGCCCGCTTCGTGCGCCCCGCGGCCTCCGCACAGCTGCGTCCTCCCGCGCCGCTCCGCACGGACAGCGTCGGGAACCTCCCCGGTTTGGGGGCCGAGGGCGGAGGGGCCGCTTCCGTCCGGCAGCGTTGTGCCCGGGGGGGGGTGAGTGCGGGCGCGGGAGCTGCGCCATCTGCTCGAGCTCGGGAGGACCTCCGCGCTCCGGGAGCTTCCCGGGCCGGGTCCGACTCCTCCGGGTGTCCCCCGTCCCATCCGCAGCTGTTGGCTTTCGGCCGCTCCCGGCTGCGCTCCGTCCGGTCGGTCACGGCGGAGCTCCGGGCCGCGCGTGGGTAGCACCGGTACCGGGGGGGTCCCGCGGGGCGGGCCCGGAGCTGTCCAGCAGCGGCGGCTCCTGAACGGCCGCGGGGACGCGCGGCGCTCCTCGGGTCACATCTCAGGGCACTGCGAGCGCCGCAAACCTGCGCGTGGACGGCATCGCGTGGAGCGGCCTCGGGGAGAGGAGGCCAACAGCTGTCGGTACCGGGCCGACCTGCAGGGCTCTCACCCAGCCCAGCCGCGGCGAAGTAGGCTCTCCTGCCGGACCCCAGGATTCGGTGCTGGAGACTGTCCAGCTGAGAGCCGAGCTTTGCTAACAGCACGGTGTTATTACAGTGGGCTTAGTGCCTAATGGGATTGCCGTGGAGTGGCTGAAGCAGGGATTAGTGCTGTGGCTCTGCAACCGTTGCTGCTCAGACACCCGGCTGTTCCACCAGCCCACAGCCCTTCACCCAGCAGCTCCACGGGCACTGAAGCTGTCCCAAAAGCTTCCTGCTGGGCActctgctgctgggcacactgctgctgcctgctggcatcACGTTGCATGCGTGTCTGTAGCTCTGCGGGGTCCCACGTTCTGTGTCATTGGCTCACACCGCTCGGTGCTCATTGCTCCCACCCCAGCCGTGCTTTGAGCCCCAAACTCCCCTCCGGAGCACCGAGCTCTACACCAGTGCAGTGCCCAGCGGTGCAATGTCCCATGCAGTGACACCCCGCTGGGGGCAGGCCCGGTCCCGGCTGCAGCGCGGGGGCTGAAGGCTGAATCGGTGGTTTGTTCCCCTCTGAAGGctcctttctctccttgctgccctCTGTTTCTCTTAGGAGAGTTTTATGTCCCTTGTGTCACAAGGAGCCTTTTCTTTGTCATCCTTCCTGAGCGTGCCGGGCAGGAGGTTGCACTGGAGCAGTGCCAGCCCCAAAGGCAGCACGGGGTCGCATCCTGCATGGAGGGGCTTTGGGGGATCCCTGCCTGACCCGTCTGAGCCGGGCTGCAAATGTCGGCATAGGATTCCCCTCACCTTCCAGGGAGGACTCGAGGGATTTACAGTGACGGTGTGCAATCTGCACTGCCACTGCTTCCTATCAGTTGGAGCAAACTGGGGGCTGCCATATTCTGCAATCCCATGGGACATCCTGGGGACACCCGGAGCTGTGGGTTCACTCAgggtggggaaactgaggcacggagtGGCAGTAAAGCACCATCAGAGGTGGAAGTCCATGCTTTTTTGCATGTCAGTGTGCCTGTGCTCAGAGTCCtactgcagggctgagctgcagtgcccCCCAAGCCTTGCCATGGGGACCCAACCCAGGGCTCAGCCTCCAGGTCCGGGTGTTCCTTTCTGCTTGCCAAAACCACAGGTGTGAGGTGAGTTTTGACTCTACTCCAagcgaggagctgcagccccgaGCACAACAGATGCCTCTTTGAAAGAGATGTGCCTCCGGGGCTGCACTGGTTTGCATTTGTCCTGGGATGAAGGACACGGCTCAGCCAAGgctgctttgtttctctttggtGCAGACACCCACCCCTATGGACCGCCTCACCCAAACCATCGGCAGCTGCCCTGTCCCTGGGTTAACTCTGTGCTTTGGGAGAATGTGGAGCTCGATGCTCCGGACCCACAGCAATGGGGGGAGCACCCCCAGGGACAGCACCCCAGGCCCACCCCATGTTTCAGGTGCTCTGTCACTGAGTGTGCTGAGCCTGCAGCGCCGGCATCTCGTTTTCATTAGGAGAAAGTCATTTCCCTTTGGAGCTAATTGCAATGGAGCTGCTGCGGTGGGGAGTGCCTCTATGTAGGTCAGGCTGTAACCTGCGTGGTGACACAGCGgtgatgtggcacagaggggaCCCTCTGCACCCCGAGCAGCACTGCCTGCGGGTAGGAATTAAGTTGGTGGCGAGTTAATGGCTTGCTCAGAATGGGAAAGTGCTGCATCTCCTAGGGATGACTTTAATTTGTGCTCACTAATAAAATAATAGGTGATTAGCGGTAGGCTGCTTACAGAGAAGGCTCCTCCTGAGTCCAGCGTGGTGTGTGGTGCTCACATGGCATCCCCGGACCCACGggcatccctgtccccatctgAGGGTCCCGTGGTGTGACATCCTGGGGCAGAGGGACCGCACTTGTCTGAGCAAAGGGATGGCTGCCCTGGGGCATGTGCTGTGTCCACGTGAGGGAAATCCAACCCCACCAAATAGGTCGAAAAAATCCATAGAGATGCATCACAGCCCCCGTGCTGAGTGCCCTGAGAGCCGTCAGGCTGCGGCCAGGCCATGAACAGAgcgggctgtgtgtgccccagAGCCGTCCatcagcacaaagctgtgccTGTTCTCACTGCTCTGGCTCCAGGCGAAGCCTtcgtggggcagagcagcacctggctgccctccccagcatgTCCCCATATGTCCAGCTATGCCCCCTATTTGCCACCTATGCCCCAGctatttgttcatttatttgagtttgtggatttctttttgcCTGGACAGCTGCAGCCTGGATGCTCTTAGAGGACTGAGAAGTGGGCTCGGGTGGTTTTGGGGCCCAGGGGATGGTGTTGGGTGGCCAAGAGGGGTCCCTGCTACCTGTGGGTCTCTGCCTgtgcagggacatggggacacagggacacagCCTTGCTGTGGCTGCAAATGGGGCCCTGGAGGAGGGACGTCACCATGCCCCAGTTCAGCTCCTtcactctcctctccctctgcagtGCCTTTCTGGAGCTGCCTCACCAGGATGAATGGGACGGCCAACTTGGCCCCAACCGCCCGTGGCCACTTCACCTCCGCCATCCCGGTGCCACGATCCACAACCCCCAACAAACCGCCcgctgcagcccccccagcccgaCACAGCACCTCAGGCCCCCCTGCCTCCCACCgggccacatccccacggccaGCAGCACTCCTTGGCCCCAAAAGCCTCAAACCGAGGCCCAGAGCTTCAGGCCATGAGGCAACCGAGAGCCCAGGTGTACCCCCCCATGGGGGGCAGAGAACCCCAGTGCTCCCCGggaaggggctggggggcagccaggtGGAGTGCAGCTTAAGGGGGGCTGGGGCCCACCGTCCCCTCGGGATGGCAGTGGAGGATGGGCCCAACGCCAGCCCTATGAGCAGGAGCCCCATGTTTGGGTCAGGGGCCATCAGCTTCTCTTCAGCCTCCCCGCAGAGCCGCCCTGTGACAGCCACTGTCGCCCCATTCCAGTACCGGTGAGCGACGGGGGATGTGAAATGGTGgtgggtgtggggatgggggaggcTGGTGGGCATTGCATGGGGTGCATCACTGGAACAGTGGGGCTGGAGGAATCGGAGCTTGGGATGCCCCAGTTGGGTGTCTGGGGGCACTTATGGGAGtgtggtgtggggcaggggtAAAGCTGAAGGGGATGTAACacctggggacccccaccccatggGAATGGTGTTCTCAGAGTCCCCAAAGAGGCTCAGGCACCATGTCCCCATTTCTGGGGGTCCCCATCTCTGGGTGTCCCTGACTGGCTGCAGCCCCCGCTCACACCCCTGCTCTGCCCCTaggctgcaggaggacagaGAGCAGAATGCCACATCCCTGTGTGACTCCACTCCTGCTGAGGTGCCCGACCCCAAATCCAGAGCCATGAGTAAGTCTGTGGGGGTTTCTGCATGTGCAcagggtgtgtggggggggttCTGTG
Above is a window of Gallus gallus isolate bGalGal1 chromosome 26, bGalGal1.mat.broiler.GRCg7b, whole genome shotgun sequence DNA encoding:
- the RNPEP gene encoding aminopeptidase B isoform X2, which codes for MAAVGAARDAATATGGSAAPFALRHLHLSLRVGFAAAGAGRLRGAARLELRCVRSGSREVVLDAHPALSVLGARLLPPGGAGEREGEGEGQELRFESRPFASYGTALHLALPEEPRPGELLVVRIDYETGEGPGMSWLDSSQTAQKEKPFLYTSGFPVLNRSFFPGFHTPAMKSTYSAQLQVPEGFTAVMSATTWEKQKDNTFVFKMEHPIPSYLIALAVGDIVSAEVGPRSRVWAEPCLIEAAKKEYDGVIEEFLAVGEKLFGPYVWGRYDVLFMPPSFPFGGMENPCITFVTPCLLAGDRSLVDVIIHEISHSWFGNLVTNATWGEFWLNEGFTMYAQRRISTEVYGSAYTCLEAATGRALLRQHMDTTGEEHPLNKLRVVIEPGVNPDDTYNETPYEKGFCFVSYLAHLVGDQGKFDAFLQAYVEQFKFQSITADDALGFFLEYFPDLKQQGVESRPGLEFDRWLNTPGWPPFLPDLSPGQQLMKPADELAELWAADGLNMEEIEAVDISAWKTYQMVYFLDRILQKSPLPEGNVERLSAMYPKVSKAQNAELRLRWCQIVLRNNHEPEYSKVKAFLHSQGKQKYTLPLYRAMWGGSEAARALAMETFSATAPQLHINVRNYVKKILGLEGSD
- the RNPEP gene encoding aminopeptidase B isoform X1; the encoded protein is MAAVGAARDAATATGGSAAPFALRHLHLSLRVGFAAAGAGRLRGAARLELRCVRSGSREVVLDAHPALSVLGARLLPPGGAGEREGEGEGQELRFESRPFASYGTALHLALPEEPRPGELLVVRIDYETGEGPGVCWLTPEQTAGKQKPYMYTQGQAVLNRSFFPGFDTPAVKCTYSATVQVPEGFTAVMSATTWEKQKDNTFVFKMEHPIPSYLIALAVGDIVSAEVGPRSRVWAEPCLIEAAKKEYDGVIEEFLAVGEKLFGPYVWGRYDVLFMPPSFPFGGMENPCITFVTPCLLAGDRSLVDVIIHEISHSWFGNLVTNATWGEFWLNEGFTMYAQRRISTEVYGSAYTCLEAATGRALLRQHMDTTGEEHPLNKLRVVIEPGVNPDDTYNETPYEKGFCFVSYLAHLVGDQGKFDAFLQAYVEQFKFQSITADDALGFFLEYFPDLKQQGVESRPGLEFDRWLNTPGWPPFLPDLSPGQQLMKPADELAELWAADGLNMEEIEAVDISAWKTYQMVYFLDRILQKSPLPEGNVERLSAMYPKVSKAQNAELRLRWCQIVLRNNHEPEYSKVKAFLHSQGKQKYTLPLYRAMWGGSEAARALAMETFSATAPQLHINVRNYVKKILGLEGSD